A single genomic interval of Bos javanicus breed banteng chromosome 26, ARS-OSU_banteng_1.0, whole genome shotgun sequence harbors:
- the LOC133239212 gene encoding PEST proteolytic signal-containing nuclear protein-like: MADGKAGEEKPEKPQRAGAAGGPEEAAEKPVKTKTVSSSNGGENSSHSAEKRSAEDETADLPTKPTKISKFGFAIGSQTTKKASAISIKLGSSKPKEPVPTLAPKTLSVAAAFNEDEDSEPEEMPPEAKMRMKNIGRDTPTSAGPNSFNKGKHGFSDNQKLWERNIKSHLGNVHDQDN, from the coding sequence ATGGCGGACGGGAAGGCGGGAGAGGAGAAGCCTGAGAAGCCGCAGCGAGCTGGAGCCGCCGGAGGACCTGAAGAAGCAGCAGAAAAACCTGTGAAAACTAAGACTGTTTCTTCCAGTAATGGAGGGGAAAATTCCAGTCACAGCGCTGAGAAGCGATCAGCTGAAGATGAAACTGCAGACCTCCCAACAAAGCCTACAAAGATCTCCAAGTTTGGATTTGCCATAGGTAGTCAGACGACAAAGAAAGCCTCAGCCATATCCATCAAACTTGGCTCAAGTAAGCCTAAAGAACCGGTTCCAACTCTTGCTCCAAAAACCCTTTCAGTAGCAGCAGCTTTTAATGAAGATGAAGATAGTGAACCAGAGGAAATGCCTCCAGAAGCAAAGATGAGGATGAAGAATATTGGAAGGGATACACCAACATCAGCAGGACCAAATTCCTTCAATAAAGGAAAGCATGGGTTTTCTGATAACCAGAAGCTATGGGAGCGAAATATAAAATCTCATCTTGGAAATGTCCATGACCAAGACAATTAA